The following proteins are co-located in the Apis mellifera strain DH4 linkage group LG11, Amel_HAv3.1, whole genome shotgun sequence genome:
- the LOC726903 gene encoding uncharacterized protein LOC726903, translated as MPNENAPVCGCGVVVDLPKSRNGALSSRRLTIRIPKSKGGKSDGRAGKKQQDDARGKSRSSETGSCSSVTEQARPVTKSSKHEKRLNHSRRTRSADRAESHYTYIESGSSILGGGIRENAIPEALYATIPDTANAAANETGNGQLNAQSRPVYAIPSMVSPPPTYDVAISKTWQTGLPPTYEEYLCHKYAMISRSHTPPPPWSDSTSTATTTPTAPSVQTRRELLASQPELREYLAQLSLSQNNDRPAGHHHHHHHQGTPVLRDSSYLSNQQASREQARMQQRPRAMPPRSQSESRVQQQRIATMYEDGAFCMETTALQSAFENGIALCSLM; from the exons ATGCCTAACGAGAACGCGCCAGTGTGCGGGTGCGGGGTGGTGGTCGATCTGCCGAAATCGCGAAATGGCGCGCTGTCCTCGAGGCGGCTCACGATCAGAATACCCAAGTCGAAGGGTGGCAAGTCGGACGGGCGGGCTGGCAAGAAGCAGCAGGACGACGCTCGTGGGAAGAGCAGAAGTTCGGAAACGGGAAGTTGCAGCTCGGTGACGGAGCAAGCGAGACCGGTTACGAAAAGCAGCAAACACGAGAAGCGTTTGAATCACTCGAGGAGGACCCGAAGCGCGGACAGGGCGGAGTCGCACTACACTTACATAG AGTCCGGCTCGAGCATTCTTGGCGGTGGAATAAGGGAGAACGCTATACCGGAGGCGTTGTACGCCACCATCCCGGACACGGCGAACGCGGCCGCCAACGAGACCGGAAATGGTCAATTGAACGCGCAAAGTAGGCCGGTTTACGCCATCCCCTCCATGGTGTCGCCACCGCCCACGTACGACGTGGCCATCTCGAAAACGTGGCAG ACCGGTCTCCCGCCCACCTACGAGGAATACTTGTGCCACAAGTACGCCATGATCTCCCGTTCCCACACACCGCCGCCTCCGTGGTCGGACTCGACGTCGACCGCCACGACGACACCCACCGCGCCCTCGGTTCAAACGCGTCGCGAGTTGTTGGCAAGTCAGCCAGAGCTTAGGGAATACCTGGCTCAATTGTCGCTCTCCCAGAACAACGACAGGCCGGCcggccaccaccaccaccaccaccaccagggGACCCCAGTGCTCAGAGACAGCAGCTATCTCTCGAATCAGCAAGCCTCGAGGGAACAAGCGAGGATGCAGCAACGTCCACGGGCCATGCCACCCAG ATCCCAGAGCGAGAGCCGCGTGCAACAGCAGAGAATCGCGACCATGTACGAGGACGGCGCGTTCTGCATGGAAACGACCGCGCTGCAATCGGCGTTCGAGAATGGGATAGCCTTGTGCAGCCTCATGTAA
- the LOC726913 gene encoding cytochrome b5 isoform X2, with translation MQDSCWKEEEKSRKITSRSMDLLSVSFRSMADLEPEQEEFLELEGRSIVEKVEPSEKSRLISGDEESVDNGEKNSLKDLRTINLNEVAWHDTVDSCWIVIRDFVYDCTDFLKSHPGGSDVILEYAGRDATLAFIGTGHSSAAIHSLKRFPTRKEERKKFF, from the exons ATGCAAGATAGTTgttggaaggaagaagaaaa aAGTAGGAAAATCACGAGCAGAAGCATGGATCTGCTCAGCGTGTCCTTTCGATCGATGGCGGATCTGGAGCCCGAACAGGAAGAATTTCTCGAGTTGGAGGGACGGAGTATCGTCGAGAAGGTGGAGCCGTCCGAGAAATCGAGACTAATATCGGGGGACGAGGAATCGGTCGATaatggagagaaaaattcgttGAAGGATTTGAGGACGATCAATTTGAACGAAGTTGCCTGGCACGATACCGTAGACAGTTGTTGGATCGTGATTCGAGATTTTGTGTACGATTGCACGGATTTCTTGAAAAGTCATCCCGGTGGATCCGACGTGATACTCGAATACGCCGGCAGAGATGCGACCTTGGCCTTCATCGGCACCGGACACTCGTCCGCAGCGATTCACAGTTTAAAGAG atttccgacgaggaaagaggaaaggaagaaatttttttaa
- the LOC726913 gene encoding cytochrome b5 type B isoform X1: MQDSCWKEEEKSRKITSRSMDLLSVSFRSMADLEPEQEEFLELEGRSIVEKVEPSEKSRLISGDEESVDNGEKNSLKDLRTINLNEVAWHDTVDSCWIVIRDFVYDCTDFLKSHPGGSDVILEYAGRDATLAFIGTGHSSAAIHSLKRYLIGELPVEERIFRVPNGLKISAS; encoded by the exons ATGCAAGATAGTTgttggaaggaagaagaaaa aAGTAGGAAAATCACGAGCAGAAGCATGGATCTGCTCAGCGTGTCCTTTCGATCGATGGCGGATCTGGAGCCCGAACAGGAAGAATTTCTCGAGTTGGAGGGACGGAGTATCGTCGAGAAGGTGGAGCCGTCCGAGAAATCGAGACTAATATCGGGGGACGAGGAATCGGTCGATaatggagagaaaaattcgttGAAGGATTTGAGGACGATCAATTTGAACGAAGTTGCCTGGCACGATACCGTAGACAGTTGTTGGATCGTGATTCGAGATTTTGTGTACGATTGCACGGATTTCTTGAAAAGTCATCCCGGTGGATCCGACGTGATACTCGAATACGCCGGCAGAGATGCGACCTTGGCCTTCATCGGCACCGGACACTCGTCCGCAGCGATTCACAGTTTAAAGAGGTACCTGATCGGTGAACTTCCGGTTGAGGAGAGGATCTTTCGTGTACCGAATGGCCTAAAAATTTCTGCGTCttaa
- the LOC726913 gene encoding cytochrome b5 isoform X4, protein MDLLSVSFRSMADLEPEQEEFLELEGRSIVEKVEPSEKSRLISGDEESVDNGEKNSLKDLRTINLNEVAWHDTVDSCWIVIRDFVYDCTDFLKSHPGGSDVILEYAGRDATLAFIGTGHSSAAIHSLKRYLIGELPVEERIFRVPNGLKISAS, encoded by the coding sequence ATGGATCTGCTCAGCGTGTCCTTTCGATCGATGGCGGATCTGGAGCCCGAACAGGAAGAATTTCTCGAGTTGGAGGGACGGAGTATCGTCGAGAAGGTGGAGCCGTCCGAGAAATCGAGACTAATATCGGGGGACGAGGAATCGGTCGATaatggagagaaaaattcgttGAAGGATTTGAGGACGATCAATTTGAACGAAGTTGCCTGGCACGATACCGTAGACAGTTGTTGGATCGTGATTCGAGATTTTGTGTACGATTGCACGGATTTCTTGAAAAGTCATCCCGGTGGATCCGACGTGATACTCGAATACGCCGGCAGAGATGCGACCTTGGCCTTCATCGGCACCGGACACTCGTCCGCAGCGATTCACAGTTTAAAGAGGTACCTGATCGGTGAACTTCCGGTTGAGGAGAGGATCTTTCGTGTACCGAATGGCCTAAAAATTTCTGCGTCttaa
- the LOC726913 gene encoding cytochrome b5 type B isoform X3 — protein MQDSCWKEEEKSRKITSRSMDLLSVSFRSMADLEPEQEEFLELEGRSIVEKVEPSEKSRLISGDEESVDNGEKNSLKDLRTINLNEVAWHDTVDSCWIVIRDFVYDCTDFLKSHPGGSDVILEYAGRDATLAFIGTGHSSAAIHSLKRCLIVDH, from the exons ATGCAAGATAGTTgttggaaggaagaagaaaa aAGTAGGAAAATCACGAGCAGAAGCATGGATCTGCTCAGCGTGTCCTTTCGATCGATGGCGGATCTGGAGCCCGAACAGGAAGAATTTCTCGAGTTGGAGGGACGGAGTATCGTCGAGAAGGTGGAGCCGTCCGAGAAATCGAGACTAATATCGGGGGACGAGGAATCGGTCGATaatggagagaaaaattcgttGAAGGATTTGAGGACGATCAATTTGAACGAAGTTGCCTGGCACGATACCGTAGACAGTTGTTGGATCGTGATTCGAGATTTTGTGTACGATTGCACGGATTTCTTGAAAAGTCATCCCGGTGGATCCGACGTGATACTCGAATACGCCGGCAGAGATGCGACCTTGGCCTTCATCGGCACCGGACACTCGTCCGCAGCGATTCACAGTTTAAAGAG